In the Hyla sarda isolate aHylSar1 chromosome 2 unlocalized genomic scaffold, aHylSar1.hap1 SUPER_2_unloc_11, whole genome shotgun sequence genome, one interval contains:
- the LOC130298335 gene encoding 5,6-dihydroxyindole-2-carboxylic acid oxidase-like: LNRKDTVHPDFVIATRHYNELIDQERNTTNFENISIFDFFVWTHFYSVSKTFLGSGQGSVGDIDFSHEGPAFLTWHRYHLIQLERDMQNLLQDPTFALPYWNFAIGGNECDICTDDLMGARSNFDQNLLSPNSVFSRWRVVCESVEDYESLGTICNNTAGGSIRRNPAGNTARPMVQRLPEPEDVLLCLEVNLFDTPPFFSTSSESFRNTIEGYSEPSGQYNPTVRSLHNLAHLFLNGTGGQTHLSPNDPIFVLLHTFTDAVFDEWLRRHNTDTNQYPLENAPIGHNRQYNMVPFWPPVTNNEMFVLAPDNLGYSYDVQWPGRALGSTEIITIAVVAALVLVAIIFAGATCAVQHRSRKRSRKIH, translated from the coding sequence ttaaatcgcaaagacactGTGCACCCAGACTTCGTCATTGCAACCCGTCATTACAATGAGCTTATAGACCAAGAAAGGAATACCACTAACTTTGAAAACATTTCAATCTTTGACTTCTTTGTTTGGACCCACTTTTACAGTGTTAGCAAAACTTTCCTAGGCTCAGGCCAGGGTAGTGTTGGCGACATAGACTTCTCTCATGAGGGCCCTGCTTTTCTTACCTGGCACAGATACCACTTGATTCAACTGGAAAGGGACATGCAGAACCTTTTGCAGGATCCCACATTTGCACTTCCTTACTGGAACTTTGCTATTGGTGGAAATGAATGTGACATTTGTACAGATGACCTTATGGGTGCGAGAAGCAATTTTGATCAAAATCTCTTAAGTCCTAACTCTGTGTTCTCCCGTTGGCGTGTTGTATGTGAATCTGTGGAAGATTATGAAAGCCTAGGGACTATCTGTAACAATACAGCAGGTGGCTCAATCAGGAGAAATCCTGCTGGAAATACTGCCCGCCCAATGGTACAGAGGCTTCCTGAGCCAGAAGATGTGCTTCTCTGCTTAGAAGTAAACTTGTTTGACACTCCCCCATTCTTTTCAACCTCTTCAGAAAGCTTTCGGAATACCATTGAAGGTTACAGTGAACCTTCTGGGCAATATAATCCCACAGTAAGAAGTCTTCACAATCTAGCTCATCTGTTTCTCAATGGTACTGGGGGACAAACTCACTTGTCTCCAAATGATCCAATCTTCGTGCTTCTTCATACCTTTACTGATGCAGTTTTTGATGAATGGCTGAGGAGGCATAATACAGATACCAATCAGTATCCTCTGGAAAATGCACCAATTGGTCATAACAGACAGTACAACATGGTACCCTTCTGGCCACCAGTGACCAATAATGAAATGTTTGTCTTGGCTCCAGATAACCTGGGATACTCATATGATGTCCAGTGGCCTGGTCGTGCATTAGGTAGTACAGAGATCATCACCATAGCGGTTGTAGCAGCTTTGGTTCTAGTGGCTATAATTTTTGCAGGTGCCACATGTGCCGTTCAACACAGAAGCAGAAAGAGAAGCAGaaagatccactga